A window from Corynebacterium accolens encodes these proteins:
- a CDS encoding N-acetylmuramoyl-L-alanine amidase has protein sequence MKQRRRLVPTRSPWSTPVIATVSSIALVMAAAFGGQQVLKTQDSGSGGPIEVKNASESFSNADSVVVDDPAVAAQGDGEGPRAVKHFHRDETFNMFAVTWEGKRDVHSFVRSKQEDGSWSEWFDMDAMNYGDGKNGTELIYVGDTNDVQVSMANVDLVTGSNLDDDAELPDKAAGAADANRAASQPSNVGDIAPVADENNTDRTTVSDLDAVFMDGNAQEGQAIEPTAATDGMPKVVSRSGWGADESKRCQQPTYDDGIKAMTLHHTAGSNNYTPAQAAAQVRAAYEYHAQNLGWCDIGYNVLVDKFGTIYEGRYGGLDKAVQGAHVGGFNSHNWGISMIGNYEIEEPSQKMLNSVAEIAGWKAAISGIDPTGTATLTSGGFGGSRFPAGAQATVPAFSGHNDFHYTQCPGRYTVQHWDEIRKNTKKKYDAVKAGGNSAAMNWDKKSPSSGGDQSTSGDTTSSIAGVDVPVSTIQALAGIAATVFGVLVANDRVAQPDADKKVAGELTVGEIPKIVNKVVQLSNNEGLKESWTSVLNAFGPVLGLAVGGPDTTDSGKIMYQLFKNGVVLSSEDSGAKALTGEIAKKWAEGDNASKLGLPTTNEMKDGKEIRVQFQGGEIVYNMDTEKVDIYTD, from the coding sequence GTGAAGCAACGACGTCGACTAGTCCCCACGAGGTCACCGTGGTCCACACCCGTCATCGCGACGGTTTCCTCCATTGCCCTCGTCATGGCGGCCGCATTCGGCGGCCAGCAGGTCCTTAAAACCCAGGACTCCGGTTCTGGCGGACCTATCGAGGTGAAAAACGCCTCTGAAAGCTTTAGCAACGCCGACTCCGTCGTCGTTGATGACCCCGCCGTGGCAGCGCAAGGCGATGGCGAGGGCCCACGTGCCGTCAAGCACTTCCACCGCGACGAGACATTCAACATGTTCGCCGTGACCTGGGAGGGCAAGCGCGACGTGCACTCCTTCGTCCGCTCCAAGCAGGAGGACGGCTCCTGGAGCGAATGGTTCGATATGGATGCCATGAACTACGGCGATGGCAAGAACGGTACCGAGCTTATTTACGTAGGCGATACCAACGATGTGCAGGTATCCATGGCCAATGTAGACCTAGTAACCGGTTCCAACCTGGATGACGATGCTGAGTTGCCCGATAAAGCAGCCGGCGCTGCGGATGCCAACCGCGCCGCCTCGCAGCCTTCTAACGTCGGCGATATCGCCCCTGTAGCTGATGAAAACAACACCGACCGCACCACCGTGTCGGACCTGGATGCCGTCTTTATGGACGGCAATGCCCAAGAAGGCCAAGCCATCGAACCTACTGCCGCCACCGATGGCATGCCCAAGGTAGTGTCCCGCTCTGGGTGGGGCGCCGATGAATCCAAGCGCTGCCAACAGCCCACCTACGATGACGGCATCAAGGCGATGACGCTGCACCACACCGCGGGCTCCAATAACTACACCCCGGCACAGGCTGCCGCACAGGTTCGCGCTGCCTACGAGTACCACGCCCAGAATCTGGGCTGGTGCGATATTGGATACAACGTGCTCGTGGATAAGTTCGGTACCATCTACGAGGGCCGCTACGGCGGGCTGGACAAGGCCGTCCAGGGCGCACACGTTGGTGGCTTCAACTCCCATAACTGGGGTATTTCCATGATTGGTAACTACGAAATTGAGGAACCATCACAGAAGATGCTGAACTCGGTGGCAGAAATTGCCGGGTGGAAGGCAGCAATTTCCGGCATCGATCCCACGGGCACCGCTACCCTGACCTCTGGCGGCTTTGGCGGCTCCCGCTTTCCAGCCGGTGCGCAGGCAACCGTGCCTGCCTTCAGCGGTCACAATGATTTCCACTACACCCAGTGCCCTGGTCGCTACACCGTGCAGCACTGGGACGAGATCCGCAAGAACACCAAAAAGAAGTACGACGCTGTTAAGGCTGGCGGTAACTCCGCAGCAATGAACTGGGATAAGAAGTCGCCATCGAGTGGCGGCGATCAGTCCACCTCGGGAGATACCACCTCTTCCATCGCTGGTGTCGATGTTCCAGTATCGACCATCCAAGCCTTGGCTGGCATCGCCGCCACCGTGTTCGGCGTCTTGGTTGCCAATGACCGCGTAGCGCAGCCGGATGCCGATAAGAAGGTTGCGGGTGAGCTTACCGTCGGCGAGATTCCGAAGATCGTCAACAAGGTTGTGCAGCTTTCTAATAACGAAGGCCTCAAGGAATCCTGGACCTCCGTCCTGAACGCCTTTGGCCCAGTCTTGGGTCTCGCCGTTGGCGGACCTGACACCACCGATTCCGGCAAGATCATGTACCAGCTCTTCAAAAACGGTGTGGTCCTCTCCTCCGAGGACTCTGGGGCAAAGGCCCTGACCGGAGAGATTGCCAAGAAGTGGGCAGAAGGCGATAACGCTTCCAAACTCGGACTGCCCACCACAAACGAGATGAAAGACGGCAAGGAAATCCGCGTCCAGTTCCAGGGCGGCGAGATTGTCTACAACATGGATACCGAAAAGGTAGACATCTACACCGACTAG
- a CDS encoding HAD family hydrolase translates to MDTFPTRAPRLIASDIDGTLLDRNHRVPRRNRDAVARAVQQGAYFALSTGRPFRWIEPVLEQLTVLPVCVTSNGAVLYDSAEDRVLSARELYPDALEEVVTVALRVLGTVGFGAERAGGSLANAPEELFVVDPHYSENALFEGFGVVSVGELVARPVVKLLIRNTDYSAPELYDLIAPHIDPELAHITYSMQEGVLEVAAPNVTKRRGVEWLAKQHGIAQEETIAFGDMPNDIEMLTWAGCGVAMENALPAVKAAADAVTVANHQAGVAKVLERWF, encoded by the coding sequence ATGGATACTTTCCCTACCCGGGCCCCTCGGCTCATCGCGAGCGATATTGACGGCACCCTGTTGGACCGCAATCATCGCGTCCCGCGTCGCAACCGCGACGCAGTGGCGCGGGCGGTGCAGCAGGGTGCTTATTTTGCGTTATCCACCGGCAGGCCCTTTCGCTGGATAGAGCCGGTGCTGGAGCAGCTCACGGTGCTCCCGGTATGTGTGACCTCAAATGGGGCGGTGCTCTATGATTCCGCGGAAGACCGCGTGCTATCCGCGCGGGAGCTTTATCCAGACGCGCTAGAAGAGGTGGTGACGGTAGCGCTGCGCGTCCTTGGCACGGTTGGCTTTGGTGCAGAGCGGGCGGGTGGCTCGCTTGCCAATGCCCCCGAGGAGCTCTTCGTCGTCGACCCGCACTACTCCGAAAATGCCCTCTTTGAAGGCTTCGGCGTCGTCAGCGTGGGCGAGCTGGTGGCACGGCCAGTGGTCAAGCTGCTTATCCGGAATACGGATTATTCCGCGCCAGAACTCTATGACTTGATTGCGCCTCATATTGATCCGGAGCTGGCGCATATCACCTACTCCATGCAGGAGGGCGTGCTCGAGGTCGCGGCCCCCAACGTCACCAAGCGCCGCGGCGTGGAGTGGTTGGCCAAGCAGCATGGGATAGCGCAGGAAGAAACCATTGCCTTTGGCGATATGCCCAACGATATTGAGATGCTCACGTGGGCCGGCTGTGGGGTGGCAATGGAAAACGCCCTCCCGGCGGTGAAGGCGGCCGCTGATGCGGTCACCGTGGCCAACCACCAGGCGGGCGTGGCAAAGGTTTTGGAGCGCTGGTTCTAA
- the glpK gene encoding glycerol kinase GlpK yields the protein MSDKKYVAAIDQGTTSTRCIIFNHDGDQISVGQLEHEQIFPEKGWVEHDPQEIWSNTRRAVGEALANGDITVEDIDSVGITNQRETTVVWDKNTGEPVYNAIVWQDTRTSAICKELAGEEGPDKWRRRTGLLINSYPAGPKVKWILDNVDGVRERAEKGDLLFGTIDSWLLWNLTGGAEGDGDMEALHATDVTNASRTLLMDIEKLEWDEELCKEMGIPMSMLPEIRPSLGDFRTVRERGSLAGVPIRAILGDQQSAMFGQGCFRAGSAKNTYGTGLFLLLNTGTTPKFSDNGLLTTVCFQREGERPVYALEGSVSMGGSLVQWLRDNLQLIPNSSAIENLARETKDNGGVYIVPAFSGLFAPHWRPDARGVIVGLTRFANRGHLARAVLEATAYQTRDVADAMVADSGVEITELRVDGGMTTNELLMQFQADILGVEVHRPKNIETTATGAAVAAGLDNGFWEDLSILDTQRGDLTVFKPKMEQEEVDYLYGEWKRAIKRSLNWEDSDEDEMDF from the coding sequence ATGAGTGATAAGAAATACGTCGCAGCTATTGACCAGGGAACCACGTCAACCCGCTGCATCATCTTCAACCACGATGGCGATCAGATTTCCGTGGGCCAGCTCGAGCACGAGCAGATCTTCCCAGAAAAGGGTTGGGTAGAACACGACCCGCAGGAGATCTGGAGCAACACTCGCCGCGCCGTGGGGGAGGCTTTGGCCAATGGCGATATAACAGTAGAAGATATCGACTCCGTCGGTATCACCAACCAGCGCGAAACCACAGTTGTGTGGGATAAGAACACTGGCGAGCCCGTCTACAACGCCATCGTCTGGCAGGACACCCGCACCTCCGCTATCTGTAAGGAACTGGCTGGTGAAGAGGGCCCGGATAAGTGGCGCCGCCGCACCGGCCTGCTGATCAACTCCTACCCTGCCGGCCCGAAGGTTAAGTGGATCCTCGACAATGTCGATGGCGTCCGCGAGCGCGCCGAAAAGGGCGACCTGCTCTTCGGAACCATTGACTCTTGGCTGCTGTGGAACCTTACCGGCGGTGCCGAGGGCGACGGCGACATGGAAGCGCTGCACGCAACGGACGTGACCAACGCTTCGCGTACGCTCCTCATGGACATCGAAAAGCTGGAGTGGGACGAAGAGCTGTGCAAGGAAATGGGCATTCCTATGTCCATGCTGCCGGAGATTCGCCCGTCCCTGGGTGATTTCCGCACCGTTCGGGAGCGCGGTTCCCTCGCCGGCGTACCTATTCGCGCCATCCTGGGGGACCAGCAGTCCGCTATGTTCGGCCAAGGCTGCTTCCGTGCAGGTTCGGCCAAGAACACCTACGGCACCGGCCTCTTCCTGCTGCTGAACACCGGTACCACCCCGAAGTTCTCCGATAACGGCCTGTTGACCACCGTTTGCTTCCAGCGCGAGGGCGAGCGCCCCGTGTACGCGCTGGAAGGCTCCGTATCCATGGGTGGCTCCTTGGTGCAGTGGCTGCGCGATAACCTGCAGCTCATCCCTAATTCTTCTGCCATCGAGAACTTGGCACGGGAGACCAAGGACAACGGCGGCGTTTACATTGTTCCGGCGTTCTCCGGTCTCTTTGCCCCGCACTGGCGTCCCGATGCCCGCGGCGTCATTGTGGGCCTGACCCGCTTTGCCAACCGTGGACACCTGGCCCGCGCTGTCCTCGAGGCAACCGCTTACCAGACCCGCGACGTGGCAGATGCCATGGTGGCGGACTCCGGCGTGGAAATTACCGAGCTGCGCGTGGATGGCGGCATGACCACCAACGAGCTGCTCATGCAGTTCCAGGCTGACATCTTGGGTGTGGAGGTACACCGCCCGAAGAACATTGAGACCACCGCAACCGGCGCCGCTGTTGCTGCCGGCTTGGACAATGGCTTCTGGGAAGACCTCAGCATCTTGGATACCCAGCGCGGTGACCTCACCGTATTCAAGCCCAAGATGGAACAAGAAGAGGTGGATTACCTCTACGGTGAATGGAAGCGCGCTATCAAGCGTTCCTTGAACTGGGAAGACTCCGATGAGGATGAGATGGACTTCTAA
- a CDS encoding MIP/aquaporin family protein produces the protein MAGSDAFLWEFIGTTLLMLLGNGVCALVNLRTSGARGSDWIVIALGWGMGVFVGASVADPTGGHLNPAVTLMLALNGSLEWNLVPFYVLGQILGAMFGAFLAWAAFKQLFDANNYDEEGNVTGANSETAGIFFTAPAHPHNGWNTVTEFIATTVLLIFIAFGPAGGELGPLSYFGVAFVVVAVGLSLGTPTGYAINPVRDLGPRLMYAFVLPIKDKGSANWGYAWVPIVGSLLSAVAVGLLSIAL, from the coding sequence ATGGCTGGATCTGACGCATTTTTGTGGGAGTTTATCGGCACCACGCTGCTGATGCTTCTTGGTAACGGCGTGTGTGCGCTGGTAAACCTCCGCACTTCGGGCGCCCGTGGCTCCGACTGGATTGTTATTGCCTTGGGTTGGGGCATGGGTGTCTTCGTCGGCGCCAGCGTCGCTGACCCAACCGGCGGTCACTTGAACCCTGCGGTAACGCTCATGCTCGCGCTCAATGGTTCGCTCGAATGGAACTTGGTTCCGTTCTACGTGCTGGGCCAAATCCTGGGTGCTATGTTCGGTGCCTTCTTGGCCTGGGCCGCATTCAAGCAGCTCTTCGATGCGAATAACTACGACGAAGAGGGCAATGTCACCGGTGCCAATTCTGAAACCGCGGGCATCTTCTTCACTGCCCCCGCTCACCCACACAATGGATGGAATACGGTAACTGAGTTCATCGCCACCACCGTATTGTTGATATTCATCGCCTTCGGCCCTGCCGGCGGCGAGCTGGGACCGCTGAGCTACTTCGGTGTGGCATTCGTTGTTGTCGCCGTTGGCCTGTCCCTGGGTACGCCTACGGGATACGCCATCAACCCGGTCCGTGACTTGGGTCCACGCTTGATGTACGCCTTCGTCCTGCCCATTAAGGACAAGGGCAGCGCTAATTGGGGCTATGCTTGGGTGCCGATTGTTGGCTCGCTGCTTTCGGCCGTCGCCGTTGGTCTACTGTCCATTGCGCTTTAA
- a CDS encoding glycerol-3-phosphate dehydrogenase/oxidase: MTQQSNQSFNPEYFENVWNGYADEDYDVVIIGGGSVGAGAALDAATRGLKTAVLETRDFAAGTSSRSSKMFHGGLRYLAMFDFRLVAESLKERELNMSTLAPHLVKPLKFIFPLTHHVWERVMMFGGFTLYDLMGGAKSVPMQKHLTRKGALKVTPGLKEDAIVGGVRYYDXLVDDARHTMTVLRSAAEYGADVRTNTEVIGFDKDRGGRIVGAKVRDTATGREATVRGKVFINATGVWNDKIQELAGVEGKFTVHASKGVHIVVPKDALDAEAALCFVTEKSVLFVIPWGDYWIIGTTDTDWEKGLSLPDPAPTKADIDYILNEVNQRVRRQITRDDIVGVYSGLRPLLSGKSDSTTNLSRNHAVARVAPGMVSVAGGKYTTYRVIGKDAVDLAVKELGGKVPESITEHXPIXGAAGXXALXNQIPXXXRRYNLSEDFIEHLLGRYGSLLGEVLAPAQDDESLLEPVPGAESYLWAEVRYAVTHEGALHLDDILTRRLRVAIEFGDRGVNAAPAVADFVAPLLDWSEEDKQLEVDTFTKHTEAELAAEAAVTDREANDILVRAGSARPTETQG, translated from the coding sequence ATGACCCAGCAAAGCAACCAATCCTTTAACCCCGAATATTTTGAAAATGTGTGGAACGGCTACGCGGATGAGGACTACGACGTCGTCATCATCGGTGGTGGCTCCGTAGGTGCCGGCGCGGCACTGGATGCAGCAACCCGCGGTTTGAAGACCGCAGTGCTGGAGACCCGCGACTTCGCCGCTGGTACCTCTTCTCGCTCTTCCAAGATGTTCCATGGTGGCCTGCGCTACCTTGCGATGTTTGACTTCCGCCTCGTGGCAGAGTCCCTAAAGGAGCGCGAGCTCAACATGTCCACGTTGGCTCCCCATCTAGTTAAGCCGCTGAAGTTCATCTTCCCGCTCACCCACCACGTATGGGAGCGCGTCATGATGTTCGGCGGCTTTACCCTTTATGACCTCATGGGCGGTGCAAAGAGCGTGCCGATGCAAAAGCACCTCACCCGCAAGGGCGCCCTTAAGGTCACCCCTGGCCTGAAGGAAGACGCCATCGTCGGCGGTGTGCGCTACTACGACMCCCTGGTGGACGATGCCCGCCACACGATGACCGTGTTGCGCAGCGCCGCCGAGTACGGCGCCGATGTGCGCACCAATACCGAGGTCATCGGCTTTGATAAGGACCGCGGTGGCCGCATCGTTGGCGCCAAGGTCCGCGATACCGCCACTGGCCGCGAGGCCACCGTGCGCGGTAAGGTCTTCATCAACGCCACCGGTGTTTGGAACGACAAGATCCAGGAGCTGGCCGGCGTGGAAGGCAAGTTCACCGTTCACGCTTCCAAGGGTGTGCACATCGTCGTGCCAAAGGATGCCCTGGATGCAGAAGCAGCACTGTGCTTCGTAACCGAAAAGTCCGTCCTCTTCGTCATTCCATGGGGCGATTACTGGATCATCGGTACTACCGATACCGACTGGGAGAAGGGTCTATCCCTTCCGGATCCCGCCCCCACCAAGGCAGATATTGACTACATCCTGAATGAGGTCAACCAGCGCGTGCGTCGCCAGATCACCCGCGATGACATCGTCGGTGTCTACTCTGGCCTGCGCCCGTTGCTGTCCGGTAAGTCCGATTCCACCACCAACCTGTCCCGCAACCACGCCGTGGCTCGCGTGGCCCCGGGCATGGTTTCCGTTGCCGGTGGTAAGTACACCACCTACCGCGTCATCGGTAAGGATGCCGTTGACCTAGCCGTGAAGGAACTCGGCGGCAAGGTGCCGGAGTCCATCACCGAGCACMCCCCGATCCKGGGCGCKGCCGGCTMCCMCGCACTGSCCAACCAGATTCCTMCCTKGSCCCGCCGCTACAACCTGAGCGAGGACTTCATCGAGCACCTGCTCGGCCGCTACGGTTCGCTTTTGGGCGAGGTTCTGGCTCCTGCGCAGGATGACGAGTCCTTGCTCGAGCCCGTTCCTGGCGCAGAGTCCTACCTCTGGGCTGAGGTGCGCTACGCCGTCACCCACGAGGGTGCACTGCACTTGGACGATATCTTGACCCGTCGCCTCCGCGTTGCCATCGAGTTCGGTGACCGTGGCGTCAACGCAGCTCCCGCTGTTGCGGACTTCGTTGCTCCGCTGCTGGATTGGAGCGAGGAAGACAAGCAGCTCGAGGTGGATACCTTCACCAAGCACACCGAGGCCGAGCTGGCTGCCGAGGCAGCTGTAACTGACCGCGAAGCTAACGACATTCTGGTCCGCGCTGGCTCCGCTCGTCCGACCGAGACTCAAGGATAA
- a CDS encoding lysophospholipid acyltransferase family protein, giving the protein MNAATNFLYRQITHIGRGLTLAQGLQMRLSGEENIPDDGGAVLVCNHTGYMDFLFGAFIAYRKKRLVRFLAKASIFSAPGVGALLRAMGHVPVDRIDGKESLRKAVELAEAGELVGVFSEGTISRSFEIRSMKTGASRIAFEAGVPVVPQVMFGSQRLWTKGHKKNLGRTKTPVFISALEPYYPTGDPEADTAEIRRRMQEALEGLWEDYEAEFGPMPAGEYWVPARKGGSAPTLEEAEARDAEVETERHRVRRLRDDLVGLKERVSVSTVELVRNHMASAKGKEGQEEHVGDEPQEKKHIAADTLEWVKTNLNAVVEEATRGLDEGKDKVADVMAQLKSDVAQAQASIAASSKEIWEGSVVEQGLLAAATQSRLIVSRLPHRLKAQFSDIPRVVVAHQSTLNWEDDALTPRLKAALEGIYPAAEVLIAVSCDADLDVPQAVWHIQLDEQAEKPLVDKEAMKVTSATAAAGVDCILDDLEAKPSETLVFGNEPGDEEFLNHIPVVALETAPIEVVKDAQAVTYSAERAGMSEVLEAMARLQKD; this is encoded by the coding sequence ATGAACGCTGCGACGAATTTCTTGTACCGCCAGATCACCCACATTGGGCGCGGCCTCACCTTGGCCCAAGGCCTGCAGATGCGCCTGTCGGGGGAAGAGAATATTCCCGATGACGGCGGTGCCGTCCTGGTGTGCAATCACACCGGGTACATGGATTTTCTGTTCGGCGCGTTCATTGCCTATCGTAAAAAACGGCTGGTGCGCTTTCTGGCTAAGGCCAGCATCTTTAGCGCGCCAGGCGTGGGTGCCCTGCTGCGCGCCATGGGGCACGTGCCGGTAGACCGCATCGATGGCAAAGAGTCCTTGCGCAAGGCGGTAGAGCTTGCCGAAGCCGGCGAGCTCGTCGGTGTCTTTTCGGAGGGCACGATTTCCCGCAGCTTTGAAATCCGCAGCATGAAAACCGGCGCATCTCGCATCGCTTTTGAGGCGGGCGTGCCGGTTGTCCCGCAAGTGATGTTTGGTTCGCAGCGCCTGTGGACAAAGGGCCACAAGAAGAATTTGGGACGCACCAAGACTCCGGTCTTTATTTCCGCGCTCGAGCCGTATTACCCCACTGGGGACCCAGAAGCCGATACAGCTGAAATCCGACGGCGCATGCAGGAGGCCCTAGAGGGACTTTGGGAGGATTACGAGGCGGAGTTCGGCCCCATGCCCGCCGGCGAATATTGGGTTCCCGCGCGCAAGGGCGGTTCTGCCCCGACCCTGGAAGAGGCCGAAGCTCGCGATGCGGAGGTAGAAACGGAGCGGCACCGGGTGCGTCGTTTGCGCGATGATTTGGTAGGGCTCAAAGAGCGCGTTTCCGTTTCCACCGTTGAACTCGTGCGCAACCACATGGCCTCTGCCAAAGGTAAGGAAGGCCAGGAAGAACACGTTGGCGACGAGCCCCAGGAAAAGAAGCATATCGCGGCCGATACCTTGGAGTGGGTCAAAACCAATCTCAATGCCGTGGTGGAAGAGGCGACCCGTGGCTTGGATGAAGGCAAGGATAAGGTCGCCGATGTCATGGCGCAATTGAAGTCCGACGTGGCGCAGGCCCAGGCCTCTATTGCCGCAAGCAGCAAGGAGATCTGGGAAGGATCCGTGGTAGAGCAAGGATTGCTCGCCGCGGCGACACAGTCGCGCCTGATCGTTTCTCGCCTGCCGCACCGGCTCAAGGCCCAGTTTTCTGACATCCCGCGCGTAGTAGTGGCGCATCAAAGCACGCTGAACTGGGAAGACGATGCCCTGACCCCGCGGTTGAAGGCGGCGCTAGAAGGCATCTACCCCGCGGCGGAGGTGCTCATCGCGGTGTCGTGCGATGCGGATCTCGATGTCCCGCAGGCGGTGTGGCATATCCAGCTTGATGAGCAGGCCGAAAAGCCGCTCGTGGATAAGGAGGCGATGAAGGTTACCTCGGCCACGGCGGCCGCCGGCGTGGACTGCATCCTAGATGATTTGGAAGCCAAGCCGAGCGAGACTTTGGTCTTTGGTAATGAACCAGGGGATGAAGAATTTTTGAATCACATCCCGGTCGTTGCTCTAGAGACCGCGCCCATCGAGGTGGTCAAGGATGCGCAGGCTGTGACGTATTCCGCCGAGCGCGCAGGTATGTCTGAGGTTTTGGAAGCGATGGCCCGGCTACAAAAAGATTAG
- the serS gene encoding serine--tRNA ligase, which translates to MIDLKLLRENPDVVRASQVTRGEDPSLVDQLLAADEKRRSAIQKADEVRSQQKSLGKKIGQASPEERPALLEGADELKAKVKEAEEARSAAEATVEELQYKIDNVVEGAPAGGEDDFVLVEEVGEIPQFDFEPKDHLELGESLGLIDVKRGAKVGGARFYYLTGDGAFLQLGMLMLAAQKAREAGFQLMIPPVLVRPEIMAGTGFLGQHSDEIYYLPADDRYLVGTSEVALAGYHKDEIIDLSNGPLQYAGWSSCFRREAGSHGKDTRGILRVHQFDKLEMFVYCKPEDAEEMHQKLLDMEKEMLAAMELPYRTIDIAGGDLGSSAARKFDNEAWVPTQGTYRELTSTSNCTTFQARRLSTRYRDENGKTQVAATLNGTLATTRWIVAILENHQQADGSVVVPEALRPFVGKDVLTPQ; encoded by the coding sequence GTGATTGATCTCAAGCTACTCCGTGAAAACCCAGACGTTGTCCGCGCCTCCCAGGTCACCCGTGGGGAAGACCCCTCGCTCGTGGATCAGCTCCTCGCAGCCGATGAGAAGCGTCGCTCTGCCATCCAGAAGGCAGACGAGGTGCGTTCCCAGCAGAAATCCTTGGGCAAGAAGATTGGTCAGGCCTCCCCGGAAGAGCGCCCGGCGTTGCTGGAAGGCGCAGATGAGCTGAAAGCCAAGGTCAAAGAGGCTGAAGAGGCTCGGTCCGCGGCTGAGGCCACGGTGGAAGAGCTGCAGTACAAGATCGATAACGTCGTCGAAGGTGCGCCCGCCGGCGGCGAGGATGACTTCGTCCTCGTTGAAGAGGTAGGCGAGATCCCGCAGTTCGATTTCGAGCCCAAGGACCACCTTGAACTCGGCGAATCCCTGGGGCTCATTGACGTCAAGCGCGGTGCGAAGGTCGGCGGTGCCCGCTTCTACTACCTCACCGGCGATGGCGCATTCCTGCAGCTGGGCATGCTGATGTTGGCTGCACAAAAGGCACGGGAAGCCGGCTTCCAGCTGATGATTCCGCCGGTTCTGGTGCGCCCAGAGATCATGGCCGGCACGGGCTTTTTGGGCCAGCACTCCGATGAGATCTACTACCTGCCAGCCGATGATCGCTACCTCGTGGGCACCTCCGAGGTAGCCCTTGCTGGCTACCACAAGGATGAGATCATCGATCTATCCAATGGTCCCCTGCAGTACGCCGGCTGGTCCTCCTGCTTCCGCCGAGAGGCCGGTTCCCACGGCAAGGACACCCGCGGCATCCTGCGCGTGCACCAATTCGACAAGCTAGAGATGTTTGTCTACTGCAAGCCGGAAGACGCAGAGGAAATGCACCAAAAGCTCCTCGATATGGAAAAGGAAATGCTGGCTGCGATGGAATTGCCGTACCGCACCATCGATATCGCCGGCGGTGACTTGGGCTCTTCGGCGGCCCGCAAATTCGATAATGAGGCGTGGGTGCCAACCCAAGGCACCTACCGTGAGCTAACCTCTACCTCCAATTGCACCACCTTCCAGGCCCGCCGCCTATCCACTCGCTACCGCGACGAGAACGGGAAGACGCAGGTAGCCGCCACCTTGAATGGCACATTGGCCACCACCCGCTGGATCGTGGCGATTTTGGAAAATCACCAACAAGCCGATGGTTCCGTCGTTGTTCCAGAGGCCTTGCGCCCATTCGTGGGCAAGGATGTTCTCACGCCGCAGTAG
- a CDS encoding GntR family transcriptional regulator, with translation MSSLELPAREISDGPTPKHAQLHDILEELCNTTFKPGDILPGERLLEETYGVSRITVRRAIGDLVAAGKLRRVRGKGTFVAPNPLVSRLHLASFSDEMSAQDVVASSKILNSGRASAPEAATQFFGTPATEEQIHLRRLRLGDGEPYSIDDGWYNSAFAPSLLENDTYNSVYSILDKTFGVPITDADQTVSAIAANEEIAPLLDVPVGSPLLHIVRCSRSGDKPVEWCSSVYRTDRYHLNTRVSRDTSI, from the coding sequence ATGTCCTCCCTAGAATTGCCGGCCCGCGAAATCAGCGATGGCCCCACTCCCAAGCACGCCCAATTGCACGATATTCTGGAGGAATTATGTAATACCACCTTCAAACCCGGTGATATCCTCCCCGGTGAGAGGCTCCTAGAGGAAACCTACGGCGTCTCCCGCATTACGGTGCGCCGGGCCATCGGGGATCTCGTTGCCGCCGGTAAATTGCGCCGCGTGCGCGGTAAAGGCACCTTCGTTGCCCCCAACCCCTTGGTATCGCGCCTTCACCTGGCCTCTTTTTCCGATGAAATGAGTGCCCAGGACGTGGTGGCTTCCTCCAAGATCCTGAATAGCGGCCGCGCTAGCGCACCGGAGGCGGCCACCCAATTCTTTGGCACCCCTGCCACAGAGGAACAAATTCATTTGCGCAGGCTGCGCTTGGGCGATGGCGAGCCTTATTCCATCGATGACGGCTGGTACAACTCCGCTTTTGCGCCGAGCCTGCTGGAAAATGACACCTATAACTCTGTGTACTCGATTTTGGATAAGACATTTGGCGTCCCCATCACGGACGCGGACCAGACCGTCTCCGCTATTGCCGCCAATGAGGAGATTGCGCCGCTTCTCGATGTCCCCGTGGGTTCCCCACTGCTGCACATCGTGCGTTGCTCGCGCTCGGGGGATAAGCCCGTGGAATGGTGTTCCTCGGTCTACCGCACTGATAGGTACCACCTGAATACCCGCGTTTCCCGGGATACCTCAATCTAG